A section of the Terriglobales bacterium genome encodes:
- a CDS encoding carboxypeptidase regulatory-like domain-containing protein, translating to MNKRAWIAMLGLIAFLGTVLLAGCSKKEKTSEEQESSGAETKAAGTAIDPNTVATVNGTVKFSGTAPKPQKIDMSQDPACKGTNTAENIVANGSDLANVFVYVKDGLGDRTFDTPTQAIEINQEGCRYHPHVLGVMVGQPVNIVNSDATTHNIHPTPKSNQEWNESQPPKAAPINKSFARQEIMLPVKCNQHPWMKMYVNVVKSPFFAVTDKDGKYEIKGLPPGNYTLEAVQEKLGPQEMKVTVAPKDTKTVDFTFGGAGAGGR from the coding sequence ATGAATAAGAGAGCTTGGATAGCGATGCTGGGCCTGATTGCGTTCCTCGGGACCGTTCTGCTTGCCGGTTGTAGCAAGAAGGAAAAGACCAGTGAGGAGCAGGAAAGTTCCGGAGCTGAAACAAAAGCTGCTGGCACGGCCATTGATCCGAACACTGTAGCCACCGTGAACGGGACCGTAAAGTTCAGCGGCACGGCCCCGAAGCCGCAGAAGATTGATATGAGCCAGGACCCTGCATGCAAAGGAACGAACACAGCAGAGAACATTGTGGCCAACGGTAGCGACCTGGCAAACGTATTTGTTTATGTGAAGGACGGACTTGGAGACCGTACTTTCGACACGCCCACACAGGCGATTGAGATAAACCAGGAAGGCTGCCGCTATCACCCGCACGTTCTGGGAGTGATGGTCGGGCAACCAGTCAACATCGTGAACAGCGATGCTACGACGCACAATATTCATCCCACGCCGAAGTCAAACCAGGAGTGGAATGAGTCGCAGCCGCCCAAGGCTGCCCCCATCAACAAGAGCTTCGCGCGTCAGGAAATCATGCTGCCGGTCAAGTGCAACCAGCATCCCTGGATGAAAATGTACGTTAATGTGGTCAAGAGCCCGTTCTTCGCGGTCACGGACAAGGATGGCAAGTACGAAATCAAAGGCTTACCGCCGGGCAATTACACTCTAGAGGCTGTCCAGGAAAAGCTTGGACCGCAAGAGATGAAGGTGACGGTCGCACCTAAGGACACCAAGACGGTGGACTTCACCTTTGGTGGCGCGGGCGCTGGCGGACGATAA
- a CDS encoding COX15/CtaA family protein, with amino-acid sequence MVFTAAATFLLLIAGALVTSNDAGLSVPDWPTSFGSIYKLPPMVGGVRFEHTHRMIAEFIGLLTIILAVWTWRVEQRSWVRKLGVIALGTVIAQGILGGITVLYYLPSGVSTAHATLAQTFFCIVVVLAVVTGRKWLEPSETTGIEDRRPGLTMLSTLAVASVYLQLVLGAGFRHSGIKLLPHLISAVVVTVLLLWTITRVLSSYSGVGSLRRPALLLLGLLAVQLSLGFAAYLTRVQWGKDAVQPGAGMVVSTVAHVAVGALVLATTLILSLQSWRYLSGVRAPSSLANSKVQNETRKVVIA; translated from the coding sequence GTGGTATTTACGGCCGCGGCGACATTTCTGCTGCTAATCGCCGGCGCGCTGGTCACGAGCAATGATGCTGGGCTCTCGGTTCCTGACTGGCCGACATCGTTTGGCTCAATTTACAAGCTGCCGCCTATGGTGGGCGGAGTCAGGTTTGAGCATACGCACCGGATGATTGCAGAATTCATCGGACTGCTCACCATCATTCTGGCGGTCTGGACGTGGCGAGTTGAGCAGCGCTCCTGGGTGCGGAAGCTGGGTGTGATCGCATTGGGAACAGTAATCGCGCAGGGGATACTGGGCGGTATTACCGTGCTTTATTATTTGCCGTCAGGGGTCTCTACCGCGCATGCCACGTTAGCTCAGACTTTCTTCTGCATTGTTGTAGTGCTGGCTGTAGTGACCGGCAGGAAATGGTTAGAGCCTTCAGAAACAACGGGGATTGAAGACCGCAGACCTGGTCTGACCATGCTGAGCACATTGGCAGTGGCGTCGGTGTACTTACAACTGGTCCTGGGCGCGGGCTTTCGGCATTCGGGGATTAAGCTGCTGCCTCACCTGATCAGTGCAGTGGTGGTTACGGTATTACTGCTGTGGACGATTACGCGGGTGCTCTCCAGCTATTCGGGAGTCGGGTCCCTGAGGCGTCCGGCATTGCTGCTGCTTGGATTATTAGCGGTGCAACTATCGCTTGGATTTGCAGCGTACCTCACCCGAGTGCAATGGGGAAAAGATGCTGTGCAACCGGGAGCAGGCATGGTAGTCTCCACGGTGGCCCATGTGGCGGTGGGCGCCTTGGTTTTGGCTACAACCCTGATACTCTCGCTCCAGAGTTGGAGATATTTGAGCGGGGTACGTGCGCCGTCGTCGTTGGCAAATTCCAAAGTACAAAACGAAACGCGGAAGGTTGTCATTGCATGA
- the cyoE gene encoding heme o synthase — translation MSSATQSLPNRSAESAGVPAALVPSRTGVMGRMQDYADLIKASVTSLVVMTAWCGFYFGAFKSGVTSLSWGMLHALLGIGLVASGTAALNEVMERDVDGRMRRTAIRPLPGGRMSLAHGTIVGILMALGGAAYLAVAANPLTGALALATSAIYLGVYTPLKKVHPICTFVGAFPGAMPGVLGWTAARGRLDWEALALFGIVFFWQFPHFHSIAWLYREDYERGAIRMLPVVEADGKSTARRILVYGAALIPVSMAPAFLGMSGKIYLVGAVVLGLALFWFGLRLARQGLPPTVGRSKARARELLQATVFYLPLLFALMMINTAAR, via the coding sequence ATGAGCAGCGCCACCCAATCACTTCCAAACCGATCTGCTGAGTCCGCTGGCGTGCCCGCGGCGCTTGTCCCCTCGCGAACGGGGGTGATGGGTCGGATGCAGGATTATGCCGACCTCATTAAGGCGAGCGTCACAAGTTTGGTGGTGATGACGGCATGGTGCGGGTTTTATTTCGGCGCATTCAAGTCAGGCGTCACTTCCCTTTCATGGGGAATGCTGCATGCTCTTCTAGGTATCGGCTTGGTGGCGAGCGGGACAGCGGCGCTCAACGAAGTGATGGAGCGCGACGTTGATGGTCGTATGCGGCGGACTGCGATCCGGCCTCTTCCGGGAGGGCGGATGAGCCTGGCGCATGGCACCATCGTCGGCATTCTGATGGCGCTGGGAGGTGCGGCCTACTTGGCCGTGGCTGCGAACCCGCTGACCGGTGCGTTGGCGCTGGCAACATCCGCGATTTATCTCGGCGTATATACACCTCTCAAGAAAGTGCACCCAATCTGCACTTTTGTGGGAGCCTTCCCCGGCGCGATGCCCGGCGTTCTAGGCTGGACGGCAGCCCGCGGCCGTCTGGATTGGGAAGCGCTGGCGCTTTTTGGGATCGTGTTCTTCTGGCAGTTCCCTCACTTCCACTCTATTGCGTGGCTCTATCGGGAAGATTATGAGCGGGGTGCGATCCGCATGTTGCCGGTGGTGGAGGCAGACGGAAAATCCACGGCGCGGAGAATTCTGGTTTACGGCGCCGCGTTGATTCCGGTGAGCATGGCCCCTGCTTTTCTGGGGATGTCAGGAAAGATTTATCTGGTCGGCGCGGTGGTGCTTGGCCTGGCCCTCTTCTGGTTCGGACTGCGGCTGGCGAGACAGGGTTTGCCGCCCACTGTTGGCCGGTCGAAAGCACGCGCCCGGGAGCTGCTGCAAGCGACCGTCTTCTACCTGCCACTGCTTTTCGCTTTGATGATGATCAATACCGCCGCCCGCTAG
- a CDS encoding ATP-binding cassette domain-containing protein produces MNSTDNLALAPEKIAAASSESGAAVITVENIRHRYDGRAALDGVSFEVRHAELFGLLGPNGSGKTTLFRILSTLMLPSEGHAVIMGRDSARDPGGLRRQIGVVFQAQSIDIKLTAAENLRHQGHLYGLSGASLSVRIQEMLGRVGLSDRANERAETFSGGMQRRLELAKGLLHHPSVLLLDEPTTGLDPGARRDLWQYLRILRDEEHVTVMVTTHLMEEAERCDRLAIMNQGKLVALGTPAELKREIGGDVIVLEAQAPEALAERVKARFGLEASVISGKVRIERENGHRFITDVVEAFPGDIQAVSVSKPTLEDVFIHRTGHRFWTDQNGVEAR; encoded by the coding sequence TTGAATTCCACTGACAATCTCGCGCTTGCTCCGGAGAAGATCGCGGCAGCCTCTTCCGAAAGTGGTGCGGCAGTCATAACGGTGGAGAATATTCGCCATCGCTATGATGGGCGCGCGGCGTTAGATGGAGTTTCCTTCGAGGTGCGCCATGCCGAGTTGTTTGGATTGCTCGGCCCGAACGGCAGCGGGAAAACGACCCTGTTTCGCATTCTTTCAACCCTCATGCTTCCCTCCGAGGGCCACGCCGTGATCATGGGTCGCGATTCGGCTCGCGATCCCGGCGGACTGCGCCGGCAAATTGGCGTTGTATTCCAAGCACAAAGCATAGACATCAAGCTCACAGCGGCAGAAAACCTGCGCCATCAGGGACACCTTTATGGTTTAAGTGGAGCCAGCTTGAGCGTGCGCATCCAGGAGATGCTTGGCCGTGTAGGCTTGTCTGACCGCGCCAACGAACGGGCCGAAACCTTTTCTGGCGGGATGCAGCGCCGGCTGGAGCTCGCGAAGGGGCTGCTGCACCATCCGTCCGTCCTACTGCTGGACGAACCGACAACCGGCCTTGATCCCGGCGCGCGCCGCGACTTGTGGCAATATCTGCGGATACTGCGCGACGAAGAGCACGTCACAGTGATGGTGACCACGCACCTGATGGAAGAAGCCGAACGCTGCGACCGGTTGGCGATTATGAACCAGGGCAAACTGGTTGCGCTTGGTACACCGGCGGAGTTGAAGCGTGAAATCGGCGGCGATGTGATCGTGCTGGAAGCCCAGGCGCCAGAAGCGCTGGCCGAGCGGGTAAAAGCGCGCTTCGGTTTGGAAGCCTCGGTTATTAGCGGCAAAGTGCGGATTGAACGGGAAAACGGCCACAGGTTTATCACGGATGTGGTGGAGGCTTTTCCTGGCGACATTCAGGCGGTTTCGGTGAGCAAACCGACACTGGAGGATGTGTTCATTCACCGCACCGGGCATCGCTTCTGGACTGACCAGAACGGCGTCGAAGCGCGATAG
- a CDS encoding ABC transporter permease, which produces MATQSTIADRTAARRAVLPASGTRARTLTMLPAFSLWWREIIRFYRQRTRVVGVILSPLLFWVVIGSGFGSSFRSGGSAGQQHYLEYFYPGALIMIVLFTSIFAMMSVIEDRRAGFLLSVLVAPVRRSAIVLGKVLGGSTLAAVQGLIFLVFAPAVGVHFTAARLGLVVLTVFLVSFSLTALGFAIAWPMDSTQGFHAVINLFLIPLWLLSGALFPLSGASGWLRLLMRLNPLTYGVEALRSLLFPATTTELTLSYSLLVLVGFTTAMFLLAFAMANRRTTKPAA; this is translated from the coding sequence ATGGCCACCCAGAGCACCATTGCGGATCGTACAGCAGCGCGAAGGGCTGTTTTGCCCGCCAGCGGCACCCGCGCGCGCACCCTGACCATGCTGCCGGCGTTCTCGCTCTGGTGGCGCGAGATCATTCGCTTTTACCGCCAGAGAACACGGGTGGTGGGAGTGATTCTTTCACCGCTGCTGTTCTGGGTGGTTATCGGATCAGGCTTTGGGAGTTCGTTTCGCTCGGGCGGTTCTGCCGGCCAGCAGCACTACCTGGAGTATTTCTATCCCGGTGCGCTCATCATGATCGTGCTCTTCACTTCCATCTTCGCCATGATGTCGGTCATTGAGGACCGGCGGGCGGGATTTCTGCTATCGGTGCTGGTTGCGCCGGTGCGGCGCTCGGCCATTGTTCTTGGCAAGGTTCTAGGTGGATCTACGCTAGCGGCTGTTCAAGGACTCATATTCCTGGTGTTCGCGCCAGCGGTGGGCGTGCATTTTACCGCGGCGCGACTCGGTCTAGTGGTGCTGACGGTGTTTTTGGTTTCGTTCTCGCTGACCGCACTGGGATTTGCGATCGCCTGGCCAATGGACTCGACGCAGGGATTTCACGCCGTCATTAATTTGTTCCTGATTCCGTTGTGGCTGCTTTCAGGCGCGCTGTTTCCGCTGAGTGGCGCGTCCGGGTGGCTACGATTGTTGATGCGCCTCAATCCACTCACCTACGGCGTGGAGGCCCTGCGAAGCCTGTTGTTTCCCGCCACTACTACCGAGCTGACGCTGTCATATTCCCTGCTTGTGCTGGTGGGCTTTACCACGGCGATGTTTCTGCTGGCATTCGCGATGGCCAATCGCCGCACCACTAAACCGGCTGCATAA